From a region of the Clupea harengus chromosome 9, Ch_v2.0.2, whole genome shotgun sequence genome:
- the fbxo36a gene encoding F-box only protein 36a isoform X2, which produces MKESYNDFLHDAGLQNQVGVVFGLQTLEHCKALCKGHYNYLERLPNQLLLRILFYLSFRDIGRLSQTSKRFWKLSNSSELWEQTVRVRCDELTPDMEVLANAMGWRKIFFTFFHDQQRGSKAGPATDAVPSATALAQASATKAPE; this is translated from the exons ATGAAGGAATCCTACAATGACTTCTTACATGACGCAGGACTGCAAA ACCAGGTGGGTGTGGTGTTTGGCCTACAAACCCTTGAGCACTGTAAGGCCTTGTGCAAGGGGCACTACAACTACTTGGAGCGACTGCCCAACCAGCTGTTGCTCCGTATCCTCTTCTACCTCAGCTTCAGGGATATCGGTCGTCTATCACAGACCTCCAAGAGGTTCTGGAAG cTCTCTAACTCCTCTGAGCTGTGGGAACAGACTGTGCGTGTGCGCTGTGACGAGCTGACGCCAGACATGGAGGTGCTGGCCAACGCCATGGGCTGGAGGAAGATCTTCTTCACCTTCTTCCATGACCAGCAGCGTGGCTCCAAAGCAGGCCCGGCCACAGACGCCGTGCCCTCTGCCACAGCCCTGGCCCAAGCCTCTGCTACCAAAGCACCTGAGTGA